The nucleotide sequence tctgtttttctctttctgacttacttcacttatctGTGTTCTTGCAAGGTGCTGCCCTGGACACTGCTGTAATATGACGGTATTACATGACACAGATGGTATATTGCATTTCTGAAATCTGTAAAATGTTGAATATTGAAAGGCACTTGGACTCGAGGATGTCAGATTAGGGATTGTGGACCTACATTTAGACTTAACAAACTCATCATTACTCAGGAATGTTTTAACTCTGCCTTGATCTTCCTTAATTCAGGCCTGTGTGAGTCAGCTCAAGTAAGGTTGTTCAGACAAGTCCAGCAGAGTTAGTTGTgcaataatcagttcagttcagttcagttcagttgctcagttgtgtctgactctttgcgaccccatggactgcagcacaacaggcctccctgtccatcaccaacttccagagtttactcaaactcatgtccattgagttggtgatgccattcagccacctcatcctctgttccctgctcctcccttcactctttcccagcatcagggtcttttcccatgagtcagttcttcgcatcaggtggccaaagtattggagtttcagcttcaacatcagtccttccaatgaatattcaggactgattttctttaggattgactggtttgatctccttgctgtctaaggactctcaagagtcttattcaataacacagttcaaaagcattaattcttctgtgttcagctttctttatagtccaattctcacatccatacatgactactggaaaaaccatagctttgactagatggacctttgttggcaaagtaatgtctctgctttttaatatgctatctaggttggtcatagcttttcttccaaggagcaagcatcttttaacttcatggttgcaatcaccatctgcagtgattttggagccctccaaaataaagtctctcactgtttcccttgtttctccatctatttgctatgaagtgatgggaccagatgccatgatcttagttttctgaatgttgagctttaagccaacttcttcactctcctctttcactttaatcaagaggctctttagttcttcttcactttctgccataagggtggtgtcatctgcatatctgaggttattgatatttctcctggaaatcttgattccagcttgtgcttcatccagcccagcatttctcatgatgtcctctgcatataagttaaataagcagggtgacaatatacctgCAATAATATCATTATAATATTCTGGCGTAAATACTTATAATGTTTATCCCAAGTTTTCAGTCCTTCTCTGGcctttaaatatatcttaaatgatataaattatttgcaaatactgttaataggatttccctggttgtccagtggctaagactctacacttcctcTACAGGGgtacaggttccattcctggtccaggaactaagactccacatgctgggAGGTGTGGtcaaaaagtaaatacatatgtaaatacatgATTAGAAAAAGTACTGTTAGTGACTCAATTTGGGAACAAAAATTTCATACCACTCTTCTCTTAAGGAATATTTACAGATTGGAAACTGACCAGTTAAAAAAGATCTTGTATTTGTAGCTGTTTATGTGGGAAAATAAGGATTTTCTTTGCAGTGTATAATCAAAACAAAAGACAGAGATATAGTACCTACAACTCTAATGATAAATGTGTGCAGCAACTTAACTATTTCCAttgtgctgggagccagcgtgaggaactccgcccgtggcaaaggtcatgaggaaggaggctcggcatacgcaaaggcgggatcgagcctcaggagtctccctggaaattctcgagcatctacccccaaaaccagagtctgcctactttctgctttgtgctctcacctacacctctgactttatggggggctgtcccctaccacctctctctgaaaaaagggttaacttacagctccagttaataaagttcctgggtgtgacaagagtgttttagttcacaactgtgagaggcatgagacgttctaaactgtctgaatacagattcctttgagcagttaaaagattgattagaaattgtattggtgaagggtttttcacttgttgggccaatgtttgctgctaagtttccatatcccttacctgctgtgtccctggcagtgtattgattaatataattggtgtaagtagtagctttaatgtttgtaacctgggacccttgagttaattctttttcttgttatagcccaccacacctttgccctataggaatgtaactttatctaatgcttttggagggtggcgcctgactaatcaatcacctttagagaaaaataagttttctgaagaaagggtcttaaaatgttaacaggcctccgggccagaagatgatgcaaatcacctaaacttttgcatatgataactttgcaggaagaaagcctggcttactgaatgactctaccccttcccccattatcctctatgcataacttaaggtataaaaactactttggaaaataaagtgcgggccttgttcaccgaaacttggtctccccatgttgctctttctctcaccttctggctgaattggAGCGTggagcctactaattatgcctgggcttctaagatatGACCAcagaggccttagtgtctcctctcctttgggagaacgggaggatgcctgtggcctacgtaggtgatgcaaattccttattttggaattttattagtttcccacgtaaaccaagttattcagcctcttttctccactgaatttcctcactgagctatccttatttaaccactctttatatccttaattaacgtttaattaagcaattgtttcctgatcctcgccaatgccgtccccgcttcgaattccctggatccactggggctggaccccagcaccaTTGACTTCCTATGGGAACATTTTACATATGActtcactaaatatttttaaaaatcaattaatttttttggctgtgctgggtcttcactgttgcatgggcttctcctattgcccagcacaggctctagagtacactggcttcagtagttgtggctggaAGGTTGTGGAGCCCAGGTGCACGGGATCAGTTGCTCTGAAGcacgtgggattttcccagagcagggatcgaaactgtctcctgcattggcaggcagactctatggcagagccaccagggaagccctgatgtcattaaatatatttatatttattaaatcctgcttttaattcattttacacaatgggatttcccataaaattttatttggaagaCATTCTATATTCAGTTATGTCATGGTATAAAAATGGAAGAGGACAATGATACCTAGATATGGTGGAATATATCTTGTGCAATTCTTGGGGGAAATAAAGGTGATCTTTGGGTTGTTTCAGGTGAAGAACGTGGATGGGACTATAGAGAAGAGAATTTATTTCACATGGTGTCTTTCTGCATTAGTGATTTTAATATGGATTCTTAGAAGTTATCAACAACTGGtcagataaaaaaaattttttttaatacactgctcTCTGGATTCCGACCTAGGTAATCCTGAGGTCAGTCTTCCACTTCCATCACTTTCTTGATCCAGTCCACGTACTTGAGGACATTGGTGTAGAACCCGTACCCTTCACCACACCCAATGCCCCAGGACACGATGCCCGTGGCCACCCAGCGGTCATTTTTCTTATCACTCACTGCAAAGACCCCTCCACTATCCCCTTGGCAGGAATCTTGCCTTGTGGCTGGGTTCCCAGCACAGAACATGTTTTCAGAAAACACATCATTCCTGTTTTTTTGCCGGAGCCAGCGATCGCAAATCTCTCGCTTAGCTACTGGCAGACGGACAAATCTGAGGTTGTGAGAAATTCTCTCCTCCATGATCCCAAAGCCACTGACATAGCCCATGAGACCCGGGTCATAGAGGGTCTCGTTGTCTGGGAGGCAAATGGGCAGGAGGTTGGGGCCCAAGGTGACGCTATTTTCCAGCTCCAGGAGGGCGATGTCCCCCTCGAAGTTGTGGGACTCTTCCTGGCGGTAGTCTGGGTGGATTATGACCCTACGGACCGGGTGGTTGGACAGCTTGGTGATATCTTCCACGTTGATGTGGCCCAGGAACACGTCTAAGTTGGGGCTGCCCTGTGCCTCGTGGTCCTTGGGGTTGATGGTGTGCGCGGCCGTGAGGATCCAGCGGTCCCCCAGCAGCGCGCCACCCCCGGGCCCGTGGATGTTGGTGTAGGCCTGCCAGGGGAAGTTGCCCAGCTTGGCCTTCTGGCCTCCAATGATGCGCTGCCTCTGCTCGACAGGGTGGACCGGCTTCCCGCACACTGGGGAGGAGAAGATGGGTTCAGGGAGAGAAACGTCAGTGCCCGTCGGCCCACCTCCCTCTATGGTCTGTCTCCTCCCCTTTGCCCCTCTTTTTGGTTTAGGaccctttcctttctccccatcTTCCCACCCCAACCCTCTCCTCACCCCATGTCTTTGGCATATTGTCAGTCATCTCTCCTCGttcttatttattctttcctGGGGCTTTTCTTgccctttttatttattcttggtcTCCCATCTGCTCAGTGAAAAGTCTAGGACTGTCAGGACAGGGCCAGCTCTCTGGGTCCctctgcccttctcctggggcatctcctctcctttcttcagATGCCCCATGTCCGTCTTCAGCTTCAGGCTGGACTGTCTCTCTCTTGTCTATGCCACCCCTCCTCCAGGCCCTGCATGGCTGCCAAGGCCACAGAGGACAGTGGAGGGCTTCCACTCACCTGGCAAACACCGAGGCATCTTCTCTCCTACCAACTCGTTCTTCCAAATGCCCTGAGCTGTGCAGGTGTACAGCcctgaggggagaaggggctgagCTCAGGTTGGGGGTGTGTGGGCAGGGGCCAAGAGCACCAAAGCAAGGACAGAATGGAGGAGGAACAAAGGGAAAGATTGGAATACCTGCAGATGGGATACTGAAAGTGTGTTTTTTGAAAAGCTTcatgtgtatgtttttgttttgatgctaAATGGAAAAATCAGAATACTTAACTCATATTTGTTGTGATCCCTATGTGTGAAAGTTGACACAAAAACTGGAAGGAACTTATCAAGAAGATCTTATCATTATTGCATCTTGGTGCTGGGTAGTGGGTGATAATGGGAgttatgttttattgttttgttttttgagggtATTTGTTTGGCTCTGCTGTGcaaatcttagtttcccaaccataGATTGAAGCCAAGCCTTCAgcaatgaaagcatggagtcctaattgctggaccatcagggaattacCCGTAGCTATGTTTTCTGACTGTGGACTTACCCGTAGCTATGTTTTCTGATTGTGGACAGTGTACCTTGCTTGACCTCAACATTTTATCGCATTGAAGCACCTTGGTGATGCTTTCAGATATGCATCATTACCCTCCTCCTAGACacaaggagggcttcccttgtggctgagatggtaaatagccagcctgcagtgaaggagaccaaggtttgatctctgggtcaagaagtaccctggagaaggggaaggctacccattccagtattcttgcttggagaattccatggacagaggagccaggcagcctacagtccatgaggtatcAGAGTCGGACTAACACTAGAATTGAGGAAACTGggtttaaataatttatacaagGTCATATAACTTCTAAGTGCCAGAACCAAGATGCAAATGGAAAGTTGTCTTACTTCAAAGTCCAGCTCTTAAATAATACCGTATATAGCCTGTAAacatggagaaggacatggcagcccactccagtattcttgcctggagaatcccatggacagagaagcctggcaggctacagtccataggctcacaaagagtcagacatgactgaatgactaataacagcaacaacaatagccTATAaacaagatatttttttcttttttttggcatatTTTAAACCTACAAATCatgtgatttctttcattaaaaagtttTCAAGATACCCATTGATGAGTCTGAAAGCAATTTAGTAATGTAAAGTCACAACACAGCAACCTGAGAGGGGATGTGGGGAGAATGCCGAGGAAACCCACTGATAAACCTGTAGTAGGGGTGCTGGTGGGGGTGGTaatggtggggttgggggtgagagAGAGCTGTTTATGAGATTTGAGTCTTTCATTCTATCAGTTCAAATGTTTCCTCTTTCAACCTTATTAGAAGCCTCTTGGCACCCCTGAAGCCAGTGCCCGGGATAAATATCTTAATATTCCCTCCTTGGAGACTCTGTTGAAAGAAATAGCAGAAGATGTTCCAAcaagagggagaagacagccatttACACGTGTCCCTACCTCGCTCAGACTTGCTTGTGCCGCCTTTGGTGTGCATCTTGTAGAAGGGCTCATGGCAGTAGTACTGGATACGTGCCTCGTAGGTGTTCACCCCCTCTCTGGTGGTGTAATTGAAGGCCCCGTTGAGCAGGCTTCGGGGCTGCCCACAGTTCTTGACTTGGAGAGAACACAGGGCCTTGTGAGAACTGAGAAGGACTGTACCGGAACCTCAGTGGGAAGGGTGGGAACCCGCTGAGAGCCTTCGGGAAATATGGTCATTGGGGGCTCTTGTGATGCATGAGGACTGGATGGGATAAAACTCAGTTCTGGGCAGAGCCCCTCATCTGCAGAGATGAAGGTCGACTGGTTCCCAGTGGGCTGGAGCCTTCAAAGGACAAGTCAGGGGAATGGCTTTTGGGAGTGATGCTTAGGCCTgaccctcttcccttctcctggggggaGACACATGCTTGAGTTGCAACTTACTCCTGCACCTGGGCATGGCACGGTGCCATGTGCCATCATCCTGGCAGACAGCTGTGAAGGACAGGAGTGCCTTGTTCCCCTGTTGGAGCAGAGGTGGAGCAGCCATTAGTACAAGGAGGCCCTGAGGCTCCCTCCTGCCCTTGCCCACAGGGGAGCAGTAAGGATGCAAAGTCAGCTCTCAGCCCTTGAACCTCAACACCTGTGGTCGTGTCTCCTGGGCCCTTCTTCCTAGCTGGTCCTCTCAAACCAGACTGACAGATGGGCGCACTGAGCCACCCAGCAGGAAGTCAGAgctggggacttgcctggtggtctagtagttaagaatctgtccTCCAGTGTAgtggatgtgggttcaatccctgttcagcgaactaagaccccacatgctggggagcaacCAAGTTcgaatgccacaactactgagcccacatgctgacacagccaaataagtaaataaataaatagttttttaaaaaatatatcagagcTAGGGCTAGTTGTTATACCCAATAATCCCCTCTCTAGACTCTTGAGGGGATTTCAAGAATTTCCACTGAGGTCCAGTTGAAccccataattttatttttaaaaatatttatttatttatttattatttattttggctgctttgggttttagttgtggcactcaggatcttcagtcttcattgtggGATATTTAGTTGAGGTATGTGGGGTCAGGTTTCCCGACTAGGAGTCgaacccaggctgcctgcattgggagtgcagaaacTCAGACACTGGAATACCAGTGAAGTCCCTGAACTTcacagttttaaattaaaaagcaaacaagccACAAGCACAGTTGCACGTTCTCTGCATTGAAACAAAAGTCTCTGCCCTGAAGTAGGGCCGTGTTTCTTCCCTCTGGACTGCCCTGCCAGGTAAGCCCCGTATCACCCCATCGCTCCCGGGCTGCAGTCTCCTCAAGGCTAAGGGCCTTTCCTAAAATGCTAGCACAGCCCAACCACTTTCAAGGGTGCTCAAGATGCTGACGTATGCTAGGTGCTGTCCTAGGCCAGCAGATGGCAGGGACAGGCCAGGAGACAGCACCCTCTGAAACGAAAAGTAATTGGGCAACATGAATGAGTTTTATTAACACCAACAATCATCTCAGATTGTTAGCCCTGGATCAGACTGCAAGAGAATGTGTATAAGAACTAGGATATCTGAGCAAAATGTAAATTATcatgtagtcgctcagtcatgtccctactgttttgcaaccccatggactgtagaccgtcagcttcctctgtccatagacttatccaggcaagaatactggggtgggttgccatatccttctccaagggaatcttccccacccagggattgaaccagtgtctcctgcattgcaggtggaatctttactgctgagtcaaataaaaagtaaataatgtgAGATAAACTAGGTTTAAAGTTGATGATGTGAATGATAAGTAACAAGGTAAGGGTGCTGGGGCCATAGACGGGGCAGGTTGCAACCTGAACGGGGTGGAGGGGTGTGCCCAGGACCCCCAGTCCTTCCTGGACTAATGAGAAGTGATCTGGCTGACTCATTTCTATTCAAAGGGAAGCTCCACGAAACCTGTGTGAACATGTGCATTTCTTTTTACTGTACTTCCCACATCCAGAACACTGCCTGTCACTGAATCAACTTAAAATGTTTGTTGGGTGAATTCACCACAACAAACCAAAGGTCTCTTCTCTGATTCAAGGTGGGTCTTCCGAGGGGACCTACTGGACAAAGATGGGATGTCCAGTCCCAGGTCCCTGGCCAGGGTAACTCCAATTGTATGGTTTATAAAAAAtagcattaattaattaattattattattaattgccTTCACTGGTTCCTCACTgctttcagtagttgtggcgcatgggcttagttgccctgagacatgtgggctctcagttccccaaccagggattaaacccatgccccctgcactggaaggtggattcttaaccactggaccaccaggcagtcCCAAGAGTAGCATTTTAGTTTCCCAGCTTTTGTGAGATTGACCAATGGAGCAAACCACATTCTTTCCTGGGTCAGCAAAGCTCTGGACAGGGTGGTGGGTCTGGGGTAAGACCACCGGTGGACATAAACGGAGCCTCTTCTGATAGTCCGATCGGGAATGCTGCCCGATTCATGAATCTTTGAGTAAAGCTATGtaggttttaaaaacaaaaacggAGAGCCCTGGAGCAAGAAGCAGGGGATTTGTTCCCGGTCCCTGCTGTACACAATCCCAGTGATGTTGAGTGAGTGAGGCCTGGCACTTCAACTCTACCCCCACCTGTTTCGTTCCTCACTGTATAGTGAGTTATAGGATGAGGTCCTGTACTTCTTAGACTTGGCTGGGCATTAGAATCACTGAGTAACTGTGGGTAATCCTGACACCCATGCTCCCCTTCAGGCCCATGGACTAGTCTCTAGCAGGGGACTGGACATCAGAATCTTGAAATCGTATTTCCAGTGTGCAGTCAAGTTGGAGCAGGCCGGGTAACCCTTCCAGCTCAAACATGCTTATGTTTCCATGTAGGGCTGAGCCTCCATCTTCCGTGTGAATTATGCTGGACTCTGGGTCAGCTCCCTCCCCTTGGCCCTGGCTCTTACCTCCACGAGCTCATAGCCTTTTTTGCAGGTGGCGATGAAATAGTCCCGGTACTGGTATTGAGGCTGCAGGTCCTGAATGATGGTGAATGAGTCCAGGGTCTTGGGCTGGGGGCACTTGATGACTGTTAGGGAGACCAGAGGGCATGTGTTTTTCCGAGCCACTGGCCTCCTTTCTACCTGCCTCATCCTGCCCCCTTTCTGGCCCATGAGGGGCCCCGGGCAGCCTTACCTTCACTGGTGTAGTACAGCTTCCAGCCCCGGCTGTCCCCTGACTCGTCCGTGAAGAAGAGCAGGTCCACCGAGTTGCTTTGGGCATCAATGCGCTCGGGCCTTTGCTTTCCACAGAACTCACCGATGTTCCTCCCGCTGACATAGATCTGTGGAGGCGGGGGAATGGAGGGAGGGTCATGTCTCCAATTCAGATACAGGGCCAGGGCGGTGGTGCTGGTGGTGTGGATCCTGCTTGGTGTATGTTTTAAGCTGGAGGGGAGTAGGCCTCCCGAGGACCCACCGGTCTGGAGTGTGCGCTAAGTTGCtgagtcgagtccaactctttgcgaccttatggacagtagcccaccaggctctctgtccatggaattctccaggcaagaatactggagtgggttgccatgacctcctccaggggattttccctacccagggattgaacctgaatctcttacatctcctgcattggcagatgggttctttaccattagagccacctgggaagccaggtgtgtAGGACAACTCATGTGGGACATTGGCCATTTCTGCACCCATTGGCCAGACAGtccagtggggaggagggatgagagGAGACGTGTGGGGATGGGGACAAGAGGATTTCTCTGTGTGGGTGGGTTGGCTGTACCTGCAGCTGGTCGTAGGGACAGTGTATTTGCTGGTGGTCATCGATTTCAAAAGGCTCCAGGAACTGGAGGTGGAGGGTGTGGCCTCGCTCTACTCGGATACTGTAGTTGCAGCGCAGGTCAGGGGGGTAGGGCCCGGGGTACTCCAAGCTGGAGATGTAGCCTGAGGGCTCCGTGAACAGCTCGCTGCTGCATTCGGCTGGGAGAGCAGAGCGGGAGCGGGTCACCCAGCGAGCCCCACCTTGCTCAGTCCCTGCCTCCTCTGAGACCACCCAGGCAAGACCTCACCCTGGCAGGAACGCCCATCCTGCTGGAGCTCATAGCCTGGACGGCAGGAGCAGAAATAGCCGCCgacgtagttgtggcacaggtgCTGGCACCGGGCCGGGGGGTCCTCCTCGACTGAGTTGAGCTGCAAGGCACATTCATCCAGGTCTGGAAGAGATTCCAGAAGGAAGGATTCAATTCCACAGAAGCCAGGGTGGGAGGCGGGGCAGGGACCTGTGGAGGCGCTGGTCTCAGAGAGGTCACTCATCAGAGGCCTAAGGACAAGGTTATCTCAGGCCACCTGGAACTGCCGGCCCCTCTGACCCTTTCTGGGACCTGCCCAGTGGGGACAGGGCCCTGGTGGATAGCTCTCTCCTAGAAAAAGCTCTCTTGGGAAAAAACAAGAAGGCCTGGCTTCCCGATTCTTTGGATTCAAGAATCCCCTTTTCTGGCTCCCATTCAGTATGAGCCCAGGAGACCAGCACAGGCACCACTCACCCACGGCTTGGTAGTACCCCAGGAAGCCCTTGTAGAACATGGTGGTGCCGTTCTCCTCGTTGGAGAAGTCCGAGTGGAAGGTCAGCAGCATCTTGTTCCCTTGGGACATGAATTCCTTGCTTCCTGGGGGGTTGCCCAGGGGAGAACCCAGCTGCCCGCAGAACCTCCCCATGGTCTTCTTATCAGCAGAAATCTGTGGAGGAGGGACAGGCGGACAAGCTGTTGAGGGGACATGTCCCATGTGGAAGGTTATGAAGGTCATCCTTCTCTTGTCCCAGAGAGggcattccccccccccccccccccaccagccCTTCTGGATGGTCTCCAGCTGCTGTCTGCCTGCTGGGCTCTGGCTGTTCCAACTTCCCCAGAGGCCTTTCCTCTGTCCTGCATCCCCACCGACTGATCTTGCATGTTATCCTGTGTCTGGGACTCGGCCTTGCCTTTCTATGACCcccagctatgacaaacctagacagcatattagaaagcaaagacatcactttgctagaaaggttcgtctagtcaaagctatgatgtttccaggagtcatgtatggatgtgagagttggatcataaagaaggttgagcactgaaaaactgatgctttcaaattgtggtgctggagaagactcttgagagtcccttggacagcaaatagatcaaaccagccaatcctaaaggaaatccactctgattgttcactagaaggactcatgctgaagctgaagctccaatattttggctacgtgatatgaagagctgactcatggaaatagtcctgatgctgggaaagagagaaggcaggaggagaaggggatgacagaggatgagatggttggatggcatcactgactcaatggatgaatTCAAGCAAACTCTGAGacatgctgaaggacagggaagcctggggtgctgcagtccatgggtttgcaaagagtctgacacgacttagtgactgaacaacaatatgtgTCAGACCTTTCTTTACCCCCATCTCTTCCCGTGTCCACCTCCCACTGGAATCCTGGTTGCCTTTACCTGGTTTCTATCATTCCTTCATCCCTAGAGGCAGGATGGTCGGCTTTACCCTCTGTCCTGTCCTTCACCTTGTCTTGGTCAACCCATTCCTGTCCAGCCATGACTCCTGATATTCAGCTGAATGTGAGCATCTGGGACCTGCCAgcttagaaggcatcactgagCTCTCCTTACCTCTTCCTTCACAGATTCCTTAActcctgcaaagcagaagacgtCCCTTCTCCTATCTCATCCCCACTTTGCCTGCTACCAGCACTGCTGACATCCCAAgtcctctgggctgggaagatacggCATTTTCATGGTGTGCTTTTataccctccaggggatctcctggaaATAGTATTTATGGGTTGTGTGTAGGCTCTATCTGAATCCTGAATCAagaatctcattttttaatttttattttatttttaggttgtgctgtgcagcatgtggaatccctAACTTAGGTTAGTTCCCCAACCTAAGTTCCCCAGGAATcaaccctgggccccctgccttgggagcacagagtcttagccactggaccactggggaagtctccAGGAATCTCATTTTTATAGGATGTAGAAAGAGGGACTGAGACGATGCCCTTGGTGGTGACAGAGGAGGGGACTGAGCCCACTGTCCTGGCTGGAGACCACCCTTGAGCCACCACCACACACATGCTGCTTCCCCACGTCCCTGTGCTCCTGGTGAGGAGGCAGCCACGGTGACACTCTCCATGGCAACAGGGAAACCGAGGCATGGAAGTTTCCAAAATCCTCCGGGCAAGTAAGCAGACAGGGAAGGTTTTTCTGACTCCTGTGGACAGTGCATTCCCCAAGAGCAGggcctgtcccctccctctctgtTTCTCCCCTCTGTGCTCCACAAGGGTCTCTCAGAGCAGTGGCCTCCCATCCTCGACACCCCTGGACTTCCAGAGCCCCACCTGGCCATCAGCTTTCACCGGCTTGAGGCTGTGTCCCCAGGCAGGGTGTCCTAGCCAGGCCGGTCAGAACCCGGGTCCCCTGGTTCCAGAAACACTCAGttctccctctgcccacccccctaACCTGTCCCCTACCTTGACATAGTCATAGAGACAACCTTCCGAAGGCTCCAGGTCAAACTGCCAGAAGACAAGCTTCACCTTGTACCCCGTGGGTACTGTGATCACAGTGGTCCTCTCAAAATTGTTAGGGTAAGGCTTGGGGAACAGCGGGGACATCACCTCCCCATAGAGCTTCTGAGGGGTGGGTATGGCGCCTCCCACCCTGTAGAACAGGACTGGCAGCAGGAGGTACAAGAGCCAcctgccaaaagaaaaa is from Bubalus bubalis isolate 160015118507 breed Murrah chromosome 4, NDDB_SH_1, whole genome shotgun sequence and encodes:
- the C1R gene encoding complement C1r subcomponent isoform X1; this translates as MDREENAQRWLLYLLLPVLFYRVGGAIPTPQKLYGEVMSPLFPKPYPNNFERTTVITVPTGYKVKLVFWQFDLEPSEGCLYDYVKISADKKTMGRFCGQLGSPLGNPPGSKEFMSQGNKMLLTFHSDFSNEENGTTMFYKGFLGYYQAVDLDECALQLNSVEEDPPARCQHLCHNYVGGYFCSCRPGYELQQDGRSCQAECSSELFTEPSGYISSLEYPGPYPPDLRCNYSIRVERGHTLHLQFLEPFEIDDHQQIHCPYDQLQIYVSGRNIGEFCGKQRPERIDAQSNSVDLLFFTDESGDSRGWKLYYTSEVIKCPQPKTLDSFTIIQDLQPQYQYRDYFIATCKKGYELVEGNKALLSFTAVCQDDGTWHRAMPRCRIKNCGQPRSLLNGAFNYTTREGVNTYEARIQYYCHEPFYKMHTKGGTSKSERGLYTCTAQGIWKNELVGEKMPRCLPVCGKPVHPVEQRQRIIGGQKAKLGNFPWQAYTNIHGPGGGALLGDRWILTAAHTINPKDHEAQGSPNLDVFLGHINVEDITKLSNHPVRRVIIHPDYRQEESHNFEGDIALLELENSVTLGPNLLPICLPDNETLYDPGLMGYVSGFGIMEERISHNLRFVRLPVAKREICDRWLRQKNRNDVFSENMFCAGNPATRQDSCQGDSGGVFAVSDKKNDRWVATGIVSWGIGCGEGYGFYTNVLKYVDWIKKVMEVED
- the C1R gene encoding complement C1r subcomponent isoform X2; translated protein: MWLLYLLLPVLFYRVGGAIPTPQKLYGEVMSPLFPKPYPNNFERTTVITVPTGYKVKLVFWQFDLEPSEGCLYDYVKISADKKTMGRFCGQLGSPLGNPPGSKEFMSQGNKMLLTFHSDFSNEENGTTMFYKGFLGYYQAVDLDECALQLNSVEEDPPARCQHLCHNYVGGYFCSCRPGYELQQDGRSCQAECSSELFTEPSGYISSLEYPGPYPPDLRCNYSIRVERGHTLHLQFLEPFEIDDHQQIHCPYDQLQIYVSGRNIGEFCGKQRPERIDAQSNSVDLLFFTDESGDSRGWKLYYTSEVIKCPQPKTLDSFTIIQDLQPQYQYRDYFIATCKKGYELVEGNKALLSFTAVCQDDGTWHRAMPRCRIKNCGQPRSLLNGAFNYTTREGVNTYEARIQYYCHEPFYKMHTKGGTSKSERGLYTCTAQGIWKNELVGEKMPRCLPVCGKPVHPVEQRQRIIGGQKAKLGNFPWQAYTNIHGPGGGALLGDRWILTAAHTINPKDHEAQGSPNLDVFLGHINVEDITKLSNHPVRRVIIHPDYRQEESHNFEGDIALLELENSVTLGPNLLPICLPDNETLYDPGLMGYVSGFGIMEERISHNLRFVRLPVAKREICDRWLRQKNRNDVFSENMFCAGNPATRQDSCQGDSGGVFAVSDKKNDRWVATGIVSWGIGCGEGYGFYTNVLKYVDWIKKVMEVED